From a region of the Rhodococcus sp. 4CII genome:
- a CDS encoding IS701 family transposase, producing MVLDMVAAELEALHERISGRFTRSEPRSRVREYVAGLVAGLERKNGWTLAERAGEVSPDGMQRLLRRADWDVDGVRDDVRDYVVERLGDTDGVLVVDDTGFLKKGTRSAGVQRQYSGTAGRVENCQIGVFLAYSSAAGHALIDRELYLPESWTTDRDRCRAAGIGDEVEFATKPVLAQHMIERALDAKVPFSWLTADEAYGQVKYLRVWLEERDVSYVLATRRNDDVFTPDGRAGRADEMIAAVPPKQWRRISVGDGAHGPREYSWVRVPIRIAWAPGRGHWLLARRSLSDPTEIAYYICAGPRRSTLTELATVAGSRWRVEECFQQAKNEAGLDQYQVRTYRAWYAHITLSMLALAWLAGTKTQAIKGESGLKIRA from the coding sequence GTGGTCCTCGATATGGTTGCTGCCGAGTTGGAAGCGTTGCACGAGCGGATCTCCGGTCGGTTCACCCGGTCGGAGCCGCGGTCCCGGGTCCGTGAGTATGTGGCGGGTTTGGTTGCGGGTCTGGAACGCAAGAATGGGTGGACTCTCGCCGAGCGGGCCGGTGAGGTGAGCCCGGACGGGATGCAACGGTTGCTGCGGCGGGCGGACTGGGACGTCGACGGGGTCCGTGACGATGTGCGTGATTACGTGGTCGAACGCCTCGGCGATACGGACGGGGTGTTGGTCGTCGACGACACCGGATTCTTGAAGAAGGGCACCCGCTCGGCAGGGGTGCAGCGCCAGTACTCGGGCACCGCCGGTCGGGTGGAGAATTGTCAGATCGGAGTGTTCCTCGCCTACTCGAGTGCGGCCGGGCACGCACTCATCGATCGGGAGCTGTACCTGCCCGAATCGTGGACCACCGACCGGGACCGGTGCCGCGCCGCCGGCATCGGCGACGAGGTCGAGTTCGCGACCAAGCCGGTTCTGGCGCAGCACATGATCGAACGCGCCCTCGACGCGAAGGTGCCCTTCTCCTGGCTCACCGCGGACGAGGCCTACGGGCAGGTGAAGTACCTGCGCGTGTGGCTCGAAGAGCGCGATGTGTCGTACGTGCTGGCCACCCGCCGCAACGACGACGTCTTCACTCCCGACGGGCGCGCCGGCCGTGCCGACGAGATGATCGCCGCGGTCCCACCGAAGCAGTGGCGCCGGATCTCCGTCGGCGACGGCGCCCACGGGCCACGGGAGTATTCGTGGGTGCGGGTGCCGATCCGGATAGCGTGGGCTCCCGGGCGCGGGCACTGGCTCCTCGCCCGCCGATCCCTCTCCGATCCGACCGAGATCGCGTACTACATCTGCGCCGGACCCCGCCGGTCCACGCTCACCGAGCTCGCCACCGTCGCCGGATCGCGGTGGCGGGTCGAGGAATGCTTCCAGCAGGCCAAGAACGAGGCCGGCCTCGACCAGTATCAGGTACGCACCTACCGGGCCTGGTACGCGCACATCACCTTGTCGATGCTGGCCCTCGCCTGGCTCGCCGGGACGAAAACCCAAGCGATAAAGGGGGAATCGGGATTGAAGATCAGGGCATGA
- a CDS encoding transposase has product MGPLLGPRVFGEFGDDPERYATAKARKNYAANSPITRASGKKKVIAARFVHNDRLVDALNSQAFSALQASPGARAYYDKQRARGLDPGSALRQLANRLVGILHGCLKTHTCYDETTAWAHHVERAAA; this is encoded by the coding sequence ATGGGACCGCTGCTCGGCCCCCGGGTATTCGGTGAGTTCGGCGACGACCCGGAACGGTATGCCACCGCGAAGGCTCGCAAGAACTACGCCGCCAACAGTCCGATCACCCGCGCCTCCGGCAAAAAGAAGGTCATCGCGGCCCGGTTCGTCCACAACGATCGGCTCGTCGATGCGCTGAACTCGCAGGCGTTCTCGGCCCTGCAGGCGTCACCCGGTGCCCGCGCCTACTACGACAAACAACGCGCCCGCGGTCTCGACCCCGGTTCCGCCCTGCGGCAGCTCGCCAACCGGCTCGTCGGCATCCTCCACGGATGCCTCAAGACCCACACCTGCTACGACGAAACGACGGCCTGGGCACATCACGTCGAGAGGGCTGCCGCTTGA
- a CDS encoding transposase gives MEAFDDLDAVDALELLGKAPDPAAATRLTRGQITAALRKARRRDIETKTDRIQAALRGEHLGRAAVITTAYAATTRSAVAVLSTLNHEIKML, from the coding sequence TTGGAGGCATTCGACGACCTCGACGCCGTCGATGCCCTCGAGCTGCTCGGGAAGGCACCGGACCCGGCCGCGGCGACACGACTGACACGGGGACAGATCACGGCGGCGCTGCGAAAAGCCCGCCGCCGCGACATCGAGACCAAGACCGATCGGATCCAGGCAGCCCTGCGCGGCGAACACCTGGGCCGGGCGGCCGTGATCACCACCGCCTACGCGGCCACCACCCGCTCCGCCGTCGCCGTGTTGAGCACTCTCAATCACGAGATCAAGATGTTGTAA
- a CDS encoding SDR family NAD(P)-dependent oxidoreductase translates to MSQAHTFEGKVAIVTGAGSGLGRSHALALARLGATVILNDLGDRPEPTGDGTGARTAAETLSDEGYLAFVDEGDIANEAYARGLISRTVDRYGQVDVLINNAGIAGFGTAQDTTTHDLQKLLNIHLMGSFWTMNEALPHMRRRRYGRIVNTSSAAGVFGAAGAFPYVVAKAAIVGMTKGAAEDNMDVDIRVNALCPLAATPMSQTWMEANPTVDRALLRTESVSPLALYLSHHDCSITGLVLSGGMGKWTNYFTAEAAGVDSSENLDDVFMRLDRLLALEGFHVPRIHTIPDTDS, encoded by the coding sequence ATGTCCCAGGCCCACACATTCGAGGGGAAGGTCGCCATCGTGACCGGCGCCGGCAGCGGCCTGGGACGAAGTCATGCGCTTGCACTTGCGCGTCTCGGTGCGACTGTAATACTGAACGACCTCGGCGACCGGCCCGAACCGACAGGGGATGGGACAGGCGCTCGCACTGCGGCCGAGACCCTCAGCGACGAGGGCTATCTTGCCTTTGTTGACGAGGGAGACATCGCAAACGAGGCGTACGCGCGTGGTCTTATTTCGCGCACCGTCGATCGATATGGGCAAGTCGACGTGCTGATCAACAACGCAGGTATCGCGGGTTTTGGAACAGCTCAAGACACAACGACGCACGACCTGCAGAAACTTCTGAACATTCACCTCATGGGCAGTTTCTGGACCATGAACGAGGCCCTCCCCCACATGAGGCGACGTCGGTATGGACGAATCGTCAATACATCCTCGGCTGCCGGAGTCTTCGGCGCGGCTGGGGCCTTCCCGTACGTCGTTGCGAAGGCCGCGATAGTCGGTATGACGAAGGGGGCAGCTGAGGACAACATGGACGTGGACATTCGGGTCAACGCGCTCTGTCCGCTTGCCGCAACGCCGATGTCGCAGACGTGGATGGAGGCTAACCCGACGGTCGATCGTGCACTGCTGCGAACCGAATCAGTCTCACCGTTGGCGCTTTACCTTTCCCATCACGACTGCAGCATTACTGGTTTGGTGCTCAGCGGTGGCATGGGGAAGTGGACCAATTACTTCACGGCCGAAGCGGCAGGAGTCGACTCGAGCGAGAATCTCGACGACGTCTTCATGAGGTTGGACAGACTGCTCGCGCTGGAAGGATTTCATGTCCCTCGGATTCACACCATCCCGGACACCGACAGCTAG
- a CDS encoding putative quinol monooxygenase — MFHINSEVTIPEGKLEEFKDALRAQMAKMAEAETRTHSYVAYISSDGKRCQVDQYYEDEAAFIDHLKASAAGLRDALDGTKEDFRYWIYNDIESPEVKEIIPKIATLDLLVVGSASMGYKREASGGPVTWIGAR, encoded by the coding sequence ATGTTCCATATCAATTCCGAGGTCACCATCCCTGAGGGAAAACTCGAGGAATTCAAAGACGCCTTGCGCGCTCAGATGGCCAAAATGGCGGAAGCCGAGACTCGGACGCATTCTTACGTCGCGTACATCAGCAGCGACGGAAAGCGATGCCAAGTTGATCAGTACTACGAGGACGAAGCCGCATTCATCGACCACCTGAAGGCGTCAGCGGCAGGTCTGCGCGATGCTCTCGACGGCACCAAGGAAGATTTTCGTTACTGGATCTACAACGACATCGAGAGCCCTGAAGTGAAAGAGATCATCCCGAAGATTGCAACCCTCGATCTGCTCGTCGTCGGCTCAGCATCCATGGGGTACAAGCGAGAAGCCAGTGGAGGCCCCGTTACTTGGATCGGGGCCCGCTAA